In Micromonospora sp. WMMD980, the following are encoded in one genomic region:
- a CDS encoding MBL fold metallo-hydrolase has translation MCPGTAGRRRSAYGRPVRITVLGGLGAFPTARQACSGFLVEHDGFRLLIDPGYATLQPLLAHVPAEHVDGVYVSHGHPDHCADLQPLVRARVLTDAFGTQCGNENVRTSGRVGLRAARLRRPGGRGRSRADRDRQPVESGGAGVRGTARRRTSVRERWTPHAAADRALPSARCRPVGSGLVTASSMPLAERRDNAFTRPGY, from the coding sequence ATGTGTCCGGGTACGGCGGGACGCCGACGGAGCGCGTACGGTCGACCGGTGCGGATAACGGTCCTGGGCGGCCTGGGCGCCTTCCCCACCGCCCGCCAGGCGTGTTCGGGCTTTCTGGTCGAACACGATGGTTTCCGGTTGTTGATCGACCCCGGCTACGCGACGCTGCAACCGTTACTGGCACACGTGCCGGCGGAGCACGTCGACGGCGTCTACGTCAGTCACGGGCACCCCGATCACTGCGCGGACCTGCAACCGCTGGTGCGGGCCCGGGTGCTCACGGACGCGTTCGGTACCCAGTGCGGCAACGAGAACGTCCGCACCTCGGGACGCGTTGGTCTCCGTGCGGCGCGGCTACGCCGGCCCGGTGGACGTGGCCGGTCCCGGGCTGACCGTGACCGTCAGCCGGTAGAGAGCGGCGGCGCGGGCGTCCGGGGTACGGCGAGACGCCGTACTTCAGTGAGAGAGAGGTGGACGCCGCACGCCGCCGCGGACCGGGCGTTGCCGAGCGCCCGGTGCCGGCCCGTCGGGTCGGGCCTGGTCACGGCTTCAAGCATGCCTCTGGCGGAGCGACGGGACAACGCATTTACCCGGCCCGGGTATTGA
- a CDS encoding PQQ-dependent sugar dehydrogenase → MRRRIVAAVAAVLVIGLGATDARADRQPTGEPAAPLVATAPQPDLVDLRPAGFERHVDRRAAAGYDLANPRVVATGLAAPWGLTFLPDGSALVAQRDLGTILRIRPGRPARQVARIADVVAGGEAGLLGLAVSPAYRWDRWVYAAYTTATDIRLVRFRLAATPVPQVLVSGIPRATFHDGGRIAFGPDGMLYAGVGDAGVPSRAQDLTSRNGKILRIRPDGGVPADNPFPGSPVYSYGHRNVQGLAWDRHGRLFATEFGQSTWDEVNRILPGGNYGWPVVEGVAGDSRFRDPVVVWPPAQASPSGAAFARGTLYVAALRGARLWAVPVDRAGEVGVPVAELVGTYGRLRTVAVAPDGALWVTTSNRDGRGTPAADDDRVLRFPRAHPQPTP, encoded by the coding sequence ATGCGTCGTCGGATCGTCGCGGCCGTCGCCGCCGTCCTCGTGATCGGGCTGGGTGCCACCGACGCCCGCGCCGACCGGCAGCCCACCGGCGAACCCGCGGCGCCACTCGTCGCCACCGCCCCACAGCCGGACCTGGTCGACCTGCGCCCGGCCGGCTTCGAGCGACACGTCGACAGGCGCGCGGCGGCCGGCTACGACCTGGCGAACCCGCGGGTGGTCGCGACCGGGCTGGCGGCGCCCTGGGGGCTGACCTTCCTGCCCGACGGCAGCGCCCTGGTCGCCCAGCGGGACCTCGGCACGATCCTGCGGATCCGCCCCGGTCGGCCGGCGCGGCAGGTGGCCCGCATCGCCGACGTGGTCGCCGGCGGCGAGGCCGGGCTGCTCGGGCTCGCCGTCTCCCCCGCCTACCGGTGGGACCGGTGGGTCTACGCCGCCTACACCACCGCCACCGACATCCGCCTGGTCCGGTTCCGGCTGGCCGCGACGCCCGTCCCACAGGTGCTCGTCAGCGGCATTCCCCGGGCCACCTTCCACGACGGCGGGCGGATCGCGTTCGGCCCCGACGGCATGCTCTACGCGGGCGTCGGCGACGCCGGGGTGCCCTCCCGCGCCCAGGACCTGACCAGCCGCAACGGCAAGATCCTGCGGATCCGCCCGGACGGCGGGGTGCCGGCGGACAATCCGTTCCCCGGCTCGCCGGTCTACAGCTACGGCCACCGCAACGTGCAGGGGCTCGCCTGGGACCGGCACGGCCGGCTGTTCGCCACCGAGTTCGGGCAGAGCACCTGGGACGAGGTGAACCGGATCCTGCCCGGCGGCAACTACGGCTGGCCCGTCGTGGAGGGCGTCGCCGGCGACAGTCGGTTCCGCGACCCGGTGGTCGTCTGGCCGCCCGCCCAGGCGTCACCGAGCGGCGCGGCGTTCGCCCGGGGCACCCTCTACGTGGCGGCGCTGCGCGGGGCCCGGCTCTGGGCGGTGCCGGTGGACCGCGCCGGCGAGGTCGGCGTACCGGTGGCGGAGCTGGTCGGGACGTACGGCCGCCTGCGTACCGTCGCGGTCGCCCCGGACGGCGCGCTCTGGGTGACCACCAGCAACCGCGACGGGCGCGGCACCCCGGCGGCCGACGACGACCGCGTCCTCCGCTTCCCCCGCGCCCACCCCCAACCCACACCCTGA
- a CDS encoding EAL domain-containing protein has product MRAPEHDGGDLSRPGAVAYAAEWARAVRRIGFVPMSAAETERLLVPLTERLARALLAPTFSARPAEEVGRALVQAHLTEPGVLDWSVQALGDRFLPWVLPARPEGPELRERVAALQGSFAAGFARALRDRVFSQQERIARSAWQARDTVEQALRDSEARFRAVFTGAAIGIGIAGVDGQIIEVNQSFADMLGYTVAEMRRMNVSALAHADDAAGMWEVYQELIEGKRDSARVEKRYYRKDGSVVWTDLAVSLIRYDDGRPRFTVAMIEDITERYELQQRLRFQALHDPLTGLPNRTLFFEKLGAVFDAADPEQRVGLCFIDLDGFKAVNDSLGHDLGDRLLQVVARRLSDCVSGRGHVVARMGGDEFVILVDSGGGLDDAVEVAELALAAVSAPVQVADQQLAVSASIGIVDCPAAETNVGELMKAADTTLYWAKAEGRGRWAVYDPERSAADIARSALAANLPAALDRGEFVLHYQPIVSLLDGAMVTVEALVRWQHPELGLLGPDRFIGLAEETGLIVRLGAWVLRQACRDTESWRRAHPDTAPVVSVNLAARQADDPAIVETVAEALQHTGLPAELLQLELTESAVMGSAGEPLRALHQLAGLGLRLAIDDFGTGYSNLAYLRRLPIHCVKLAGPFVEGIRGDGGDAVADHRDERIVDALVRLAHALELSVTAEAVETEVQAERLRALRCDTGQGRWFGPPMPADAIRARLAG; this is encoded by the coding sequence GTGCGCGCCCCGGAGCACGACGGGGGTGACCTCAGCCGGCCCGGTGCGGTGGCGTACGCCGCCGAGTGGGCCCGGGCGGTGCGGCGGATCGGGTTCGTGCCGATGAGCGCGGCCGAGACCGAGCGCCTGCTGGTGCCGCTCACCGAGCGGCTGGCCCGGGCCCTGCTGGCGCCCACCTTCTCCGCCCGACCGGCGGAGGAGGTGGGGCGCGCCCTGGTGCAGGCGCACCTCACCGAGCCGGGCGTGCTCGACTGGTCGGTGCAGGCGCTCGGCGACCGGTTCCTGCCCTGGGTGCTGCCGGCCCGGCCGGAGGGGCCGGAGCTGCGGGAACGGGTCGCGGCGTTGCAGGGCTCGTTCGCCGCCGGGTTCGCCCGCGCGCTGCGCGACCGGGTGTTCAGCCAGCAGGAACGGATCGCCCGCTCCGCCTGGCAGGCCCGGGACACCGTGGAGCAGGCGTTGCGGGACAGCGAGGCGCGTTTCCGGGCGGTCTTCACCGGCGCCGCCATCGGCATCGGCATCGCCGGCGTGGACGGGCAGATAATCGAGGTCAACCAGTCCTTCGCCGACATGCTCGGCTACACCGTCGCGGAGATGCGCCGGATGAACGTGTCGGCGCTGGCCCACGCCGACGACGCGGCCGGCATGTGGGAGGTCTACCAGGAGCTGATCGAGGGCAAGCGGGACAGCGCCCGGGTGGAGAAGCGCTACTACCGCAAGGACGGCAGCGTCGTCTGGACCGACCTGGCCGTCTCGCTGATCCGGTACGACGACGGCCGGCCCCGGTTCACCGTCGCGATGATCGAGGACATCACCGAGCGGTACGAGCTGCAGCAGCGGCTGCGCTTCCAGGCGCTGCACGACCCGCTGACCGGCCTGCCCAACCGGACGCTGTTCTTCGAGAAGCTGGGCGCCGTCTTCGACGCGGCCGATCCGGAGCAGCGCGTCGGGCTCTGCTTCATCGATCTGGACGGCTTCAAGGCGGTCAACGACAGCCTCGGGCACGACCTGGGCGACCGGCTGCTCCAGGTGGTCGCCCGCCGGCTCAGCGACTGCGTGTCCGGCCGGGGGCACGTGGTGGCCCGGATGGGCGGCGACGAGTTCGTCATCCTGGTCGACTCCGGTGGCGGCCTCGACGACGCGGTGGAGGTGGCCGAGCTGGCCCTGGCCGCGGTCTCCGCCCCGGTGCAGGTAGCCGACCAGCAGCTCGCCGTCTCGGCGAGCATCGGCATCGTGGACTGCCCGGCGGCGGAGACCAACGTCGGCGAGCTGATGAAGGCGGCCGACACCACGCTCTACTGGGCCAAGGCGGAGGGGCGGGGTCGCTGGGCGGTGTACGACCCGGAGCGCAGCGCCGCCGACATCGCCCGCTCCGCGCTCGCCGCCAACCTGCCCGCCGCGCTGGACCGGGGCGAGTTCGTGCTGCACTACCAGCCGATCGTCTCGCTGCTGGACGGCGCCATGGTCACGGTCGAGGCGCTGGTCCGCTGGCAGCACCCGGAGCTGGGCCTGCTCGGGCCGGACCGGTTCATCGGCCTGGCCGAGGAGACCGGCCTGATCGTCCGGCTCGGCGCCTGGGTGCTGCGCCAGGCGTGCCGGGACACCGAGTCGTGGCGGCGGGCCCATCCGGACACCGCGCCGGTGGTCAGCGTGAACCTGGCCGCCCGGCAGGCCGACGACCCGGCGATCGTGGAGACGGTGGCCGAGGCGTTGCAGCACACCGGCCTCCCCGCCGAGCTGCTGCAGTTGGAGCTGACCGAGAGCGCGGTGATGGGCAGCGCGGGCGAGCCGCTGCGCGCCCTGCACCAGCTCGCCGGCCTCGGGCTGCGGCTGGCCATCGACGACTTCGGCACCGGCTACTCGAACCTGGCCTACCTGCGCCGACTGCCGATCCACTGCGTGAAGCTGGCCGGCCCGTTCGTGGAGGGGATCCGGGGTGACGGCGGGGACGCGGTCGCCGACCACCGCGACGAGCGGATCGTGGACGCGCTGGTCCGGCTGGCGCACGCGCTGGAGCTGTCGGTGACGGCCGAGGCGGTGGAGACCGAGGTGCAGGCGGAACGGCTGCGCGCGCTGCGGTGCGACACCGGCCAGGGCCGCTGGTTCGGCCCCCCGATGCCCGCCGACGCCATCCGCGCCCGCCTCGCGGGGTAA
- a CDS encoding DUF998 domain-containing protein, with product MAERLARRVAAAGAAGCVVAGALAVTIAVVAGPGPGPTGYVSEAGVTDSGYAGAYRMGILTLAAALLLLAGALPAVARAASVLLGVGAVATVLSGTVTCSAGCPLPPFEAATVADLVHGGASIAATAAVVFAMLALVFSPAVGVALRRVAAVGAALALPLAGAVGLAMLLVGRGTLVGVLERVLLTVTAGWGLTTAVLLIRKGPLLTPGP from the coding sequence GTGGCTGAGCGCCTCGCGCGCCGGGTCGCCGCCGCCGGCGCGGCCGGCTGCGTGGTGGCCGGCGCGCTCGCGGTGACGATCGCCGTCGTCGCCGGCCCGGGCCCCGGCCCGACCGGGTACGTCAGCGAGGCCGGCGTCACCGACAGCGGGTACGCCGGGGCGTACCGGATGGGGATCCTCACGCTGGCGGCGGCGCTGCTGCTGCTCGCCGGGGCGCTGCCGGCGGTGGCGCGCGCCGCGTCCGTGCTGCTCGGCGTCGGCGCGGTCGCCACCGTGCTCTCCGGCACGGTGACGTGCAGCGCCGGCTGCCCGCTGCCGCCGTTCGAGGCGGCCACGGTGGCCGACCTGGTGCACGGCGGGGCCAGCATCGCGGCCACCGCCGCGGTGGTCTTCGCGATGCTGGCGCTGGTCTTCTCCCCCGCGGTCGGTGTCGCGCTGCGGCGGGTGGCCGCGGTCGGCGCGGCGTTGGCGTTGCCGCTGGCCGGCGCGGTCGGCCTGGCCATGCTGCTGGTCGGCCGGGGCACGCTCGTCGGCGTGCTGGAGCGGGTGTTGCTCACGGTGACCGCCGGATGGGGCCTGACCACCGCCGTGCTGCTTATAAGGAAGGGCCCCCTGTTAACGCCTGGGCCATAG
- a CDS encoding glutamine synthetase family protein: MSRTPFSLEQLRAAVAEGEIDTVVLALTDMQGRLQGKRIHAPFFLDQVVENGSEGCNYLLAVDVDMNTVDGYAMSSWERGYGDFAMRPDLDTLRRTPWQPGSAMVLADLEWLDGSGPVVASPRQILRRQLDRLAAHGLTAYAGTELEFVLYRDSYEEAWRRGYRELTPANQYNVDYSLLGTARVEPLLRRIRTEMAGAGLTPESAKGECNLGQHEIAFRYDEAVACADHHVVYKNGAKEIAAQEGMSITFMAKPNAREGNSCHIHFSLRDASGSSAMLGDGPAHLSVTGQRVLAGLLATMREFSLLFAPNINSYKRYQPGSFAPTALRWGTDNRTCALRLVGHGQGMRVENRVPGADVNPYLAIAALVAGAVHGIEHELELPDECTGNAYDDPAAERVPGTLRDAFDLWQGSAVAREAFGDEVVAHYANNAKVEQAAFDAAVTDWELVRGFERL; encoded by the coding sequence ATGAGTAGAACGCCGTTCTCCCTGGAGCAGTTGCGGGCCGCCGTCGCCGAGGGCGAGATCGACACGGTGGTGCTCGCCCTCACCGACATGCAGGGCCGCCTTCAGGGCAAGCGGATCCACGCGCCGTTCTTCCTCGACCAGGTGGTGGAGAACGGCAGCGAGGGCTGCAATTACCTGCTCGCCGTGGACGTGGACATGAACACCGTCGACGGGTACGCGATGTCGAGCTGGGAACGCGGCTACGGCGACTTCGCCATGCGGCCCGACCTGGACACGTTGCGCCGTACGCCGTGGCAGCCCGGCTCCGCGATGGTGCTCGCCGACCTGGAGTGGTTGGACGGCTCCGGGCCGGTGGTCGCCTCGCCCCGGCAGATCCTGCGCCGGCAGCTCGACCGGCTGGCCGCGCACGGGCTCACCGCGTACGCGGGCACCGAGCTGGAGTTCGTGCTCTACCGCGACTCCTACGAGGAGGCGTGGCGGCGCGGCTACCGCGAGCTGACCCCGGCCAACCAGTACAACGTCGACTACTCGCTGCTCGGCACCGCCCGGGTGGAGCCGCTGCTGCGCCGCATCCGCACCGAGATGGCCGGCGCCGGGCTCACCCCGGAGAGCGCGAAGGGCGAGTGCAACCTCGGCCAGCACGAGATCGCCTTCCGCTACGACGAGGCGGTGGCCTGCGCCGACCACCACGTCGTCTACAAGAACGGGGCGAAGGAGATAGCCGCCCAGGAGGGCATGTCGATCACGTTCATGGCCAAGCCGAACGCGCGCGAGGGCAACTCCTGCCACATCCACTTCTCGCTGCGCGACGCCTCCGGCTCGTCGGCCATGCTCGGCGACGGGCCGGCGCACCTGAGCGTGACCGGGCAGCGGGTGCTGGCCGGGCTGCTCGCCACGATGCGCGAGTTCAGCCTCCTCTTCGCGCCGAACATCAACTCCTACAAGCGTTACCAGCCCGGCTCGTTCGCACCGACCGCGCTGCGTTGGGGCACCGACAACCGCACCTGCGCGCTGCGGCTGGTCGGGCACGGGCAGGGCATGCGGGTGGAGAACCGCGTCCCGGGCGCCGACGTGAATCCCTACCTGGCGATCGCCGCGCTGGTGGCCGGCGCGGTGCACGGCATCGAGCACGAGTTGGAGCTGCCGGACGAGTGCACCGGCAACGCGTACGACGACCCGGCCGCCGAGCGGGTTCCCGGCACGCTGCGCGACGCGTTCGACCTCTGGCAGGGTTCGGCGGTGGCCCGGGAGGCGTTCGGCGACGAGGTGGTGGCCCACTACGCCAACAACGCGAAGGTCGAGCAGGCCGCCTTCGACGCCGCGGTCACGGACTGGGAGCTGGTACGTGGCTTCGAGCGCCTCTGA
- a CDS encoding SAM-dependent methyltransferase, with the protein MQTPDGLPAEIDLTRPSAARVYDYFLGGAHNFEIDRQLAEQIAAMTPNLAATMRSGREFLRRAVRVLLDAGIDQFLDIGSGIPTVGNVHEVAQAANARARIVYVDIDPVAVAHSHELLAGNEHATAILADLREPKLILDRARASGLIDFERPLGILLAGVVHFIPDADRPGDILATLRSAAAPGSYLVISHSTFEDQPQEMLDAQRLSARTATEITLRSRAEITGFFGDWTILEPGVVHMPLWRPDSPSDVDEHPERFGAFGGVARHDRAAG; encoded by the coding sequence ATGCAGACGCCGGACGGACTTCCCGCCGAGATCGACCTGACCCGGCCGAGCGCCGCCCGGGTCTACGACTACTTCCTCGGCGGGGCGCACAACTTCGAGATCGACCGGCAGCTCGCCGAGCAGATCGCCGCCATGACACCGAACCTGGCGGCCACCATGCGCTCCGGGCGGGAGTTCCTGCGCCGGGCCGTCCGGGTGCTGCTCGACGCCGGCATCGACCAGTTCCTCGACATCGGCTCCGGCATTCCCACCGTCGGCAACGTGCACGAGGTGGCCCAGGCGGCGAACGCGCGGGCGCGGATCGTCTACGTGGACATCGACCCGGTCGCGGTGGCGCACAGCCACGAGCTGCTGGCCGGCAACGAGCACGCCACCGCGATCCTGGCCGACCTGCGGGAGCCCAAGCTGATCCTGGACCGGGCCCGGGCCAGCGGCCTGATCGACTTCGAGCGGCCGCTGGGCATCCTGCTCGCCGGCGTGGTGCACTTCATCCCGGACGCCGACCGGCCGGGCGACATCCTGGCCACCCTGCGGTCCGCCGCCGCGCCGGGCAGCTACCTGGTGATCTCGCACTCCACGTTCGAGGACCAGCCGCAGGAGATGCTGGACGCGCAGCGGCTGTCGGCGCGTACCGCCACCGAGATCACGCTCCGCTCGCGGGCCGAGATCACCGGCTTCTTCGGCGACTGGACGATCCTCGAACCGGGCGTGGTGCACATGCCGTTGTGGCGGCCCGACTCGCCGTCCGATGTGGACGAGCACCCGGAACGGTTCGGGGCGTTCGGCGGCGTCGCCCGGCACGACCGCGCCGCCGGGTGA
- a CDS encoding glutathione S-transferase C-terminal domain-containing protein — MAGAQFSAETSGGGAFVRQPNRFTGRVTPHSTSPAGGGPDEQGRWPLEAGRYRLIWCRACPWAHRARIVRSLLGLDEVISLGTVDPIRDERGWRFALDPDGFDPVLGIGFLSEAYLSTDTDYTGRVTVPALVDTLTGRVVTNDYPQLTLDLSTEWRRFHAPDAPDLYPVALRPEMDALMAEIHADVNNGVYRCGFATSQEAYDEAYTALFARLDAVSERLAGRRYLMGDAITEADVRLFTTLVRFDVAYHGHFKCNRQKLTEMPVLWAYARDLFQTPGFGETVDFDHIKRHYYATHDMINPTRIVPLGPDLAGWTTPHGRG; from the coding sequence ATGGCCGGGGCCCAGTTCAGCGCAGAGACCAGTGGCGGCGGCGCGTTCGTCCGCCAGCCCAACCGGTTCACCGGGCGGGTCACCCCGCACTCCACCTCGCCGGCGGGCGGCGGGCCGGACGAGCAGGGGCGGTGGCCGCTGGAGGCGGGCCGCTACCGGCTGATCTGGTGCCGGGCCTGCCCGTGGGCGCACCGGGCCCGGATCGTCCGGAGCCTGCTCGGCCTGGACGAGGTGATCTCGCTGGGCACCGTCGACCCGATCCGCGACGAGCGGGGCTGGCGGTTCGCGCTCGACCCGGACGGCTTCGACCCGGTGCTGGGCATCGGCTTCCTCTCCGAGGCCTACCTGTCCACCGACACCGACTACACCGGCCGGGTCACCGTGCCGGCGCTCGTCGACACGCTGACCGGGCGGGTGGTCACCAACGACTACCCGCAGCTCACGCTCGACCTCTCCACCGAGTGGCGGCGGTTCCACGCCCCGGACGCGCCGGACCTCTACCCGGTCGCGCTGCGCCCCGAGATGGACGCGCTGATGGCGGAGATCCACGCCGACGTCAACAACGGCGTCTACCGGTGCGGCTTCGCCACCTCCCAGGAGGCCTACGACGAGGCGTACACCGCGTTGTTCGCGCGGCTGGACGCGGTGAGCGAGCGGCTCGCCGGCCGGCGCTACCTGATGGGCGACGCGATCACCGAGGCGGACGTGCGGCTCTTCACCACGCTGGTCCGCTTCGACGTCGCCTACCACGGGCACTTCAAGTGCAACCGGCAGAAGCTGACCGAGATGCCGGTGCTGTGGGCGTACGCCCGGGACCTGTTCCAGACGCCCGGCTTCGGGGAGACGGTGGACTTCGACCACATCAAGCGGCACTACTACGCCACCCACGACATGATCAACCCGACCCGGATCGTGCCGCTCGGTCCGGACCTCGCCGGCTGGACCACGCCGCACGGGCGTGGCTGA
- a CDS encoding DUF456 domain-containing protein: MSLSDSQAVVSLVAALAILAGLAGVVVPGLPALPLCWGGVLVWALFGDAGPGRWAVLAAATVVAAGGTVVKYLWPGRNLKRTGVSTRSLLAGALLGVIGFFVIPVIGLPIGFVAGIWGAELLRLGSNKLAWPATVQALKAAGLSMLVEFMAGMVIGALWVAGLLFA, encoded by the coding sequence GTGAGTCTGAGCGATTCGCAGGCCGTGGTGTCGCTGGTCGCCGCGCTCGCCATCCTGGCCGGGCTGGCCGGCGTGGTGGTGCCCGGCCTGCCCGCGCTGCCGCTGTGTTGGGGCGGCGTGCTGGTGTGGGCGTTGTTCGGCGACGCCGGCCCGGGCCGCTGGGCGGTGCTCGCCGCCGCCACGGTGGTCGCCGCGGGCGGCACCGTGGTCAAGTACCTCTGGCCGGGGCGGAACCTGAAGCGGACCGGCGTGTCGACCCGGTCGCTGCTGGCCGGCGCGCTGCTCGGCGTGATCGGGTTCTTCGTCATTCCGGTGATCGGGCTGCCGATCGGCTTCGTCGCCGGGATCTGGGGGGCGGAGCTGCTGCGGCTGGGCAGCAACAAGCTGGCCTGGCCGGCCACCGTGCAGGCGCTCAAGGCGGCCGGGCTGTCCATGCTGGTCGAGTTCATGGCGGGCATGGTGATCGGCGCGCTCTGGGTGGCCGGCCTGTTGTTCGCCTGA
- a CDS encoding UbiA family prenyltransferase, with protein MVLLRPATHRRADRAWALVRLTRPWFWPLGWAAAYAGSVLATRTWLPPVGTVPRSLAALVVLGPLVWTAVLTVNDRHDLSSDRRHPRKAGTPLVTGVLTRADLARWHVGATVAAAALAMTAVGPVFALGTAVVLLLGWAYSAPPVRLKSRPGLDVAANALDVGVLAPLAGWSLHRPVTEYPALIAALGLLLVAALYLPTTVLDADADTAAGDTTAAVRWGPRRCRHAGLVLWTAATVVWLACCHLGVLMRRESWTVQDLWAPVLVVGYAVAVRRPTIARLAVLCLLFAVPAADFLTAWITAGP; from the coding sequence ATGGTTCTCCTCCGCCCCGCCACCCACCGGCGAGCGGACCGGGCGTGGGCGCTGGTCCGTCTCACCCGGCCCTGGTTCTGGCCGCTCGGCTGGGCCGCCGCGTACGCCGGCTCGGTGCTCGCGACGCGCACCTGGCTGCCGCCGGTCGGGACCGTGCCGCGGTCACTCGCCGCGCTGGTCGTGCTGGGGCCGTTGGTGTGGACCGCCGTGCTCACCGTCAACGACCGGCACGACCTGTCCAGCGACCGGCGCCATCCGCGCAAGGCCGGCACGCCGCTGGTCACCGGCGTGCTGACGCGGGCCGACCTGGCCCGCTGGCACGTCGGGGCGACGGTAGCCGCGGCGGCGCTGGCGATGACCGCGGTCGGGCCGGTGTTCGCGCTCGGCACTGCCGTCGTGCTGCTGCTCGGGTGGGCCTACAGCGCCCCACCGGTACGCCTCAAGAGCCGCCCAGGCCTGGACGTCGCCGCCAACGCGCTGGACGTCGGGGTGCTGGCGCCGCTGGCCGGTTGGTCGTTGCACCGGCCGGTCACCGAGTATCCGGCGTTGATCGCGGCGCTGGGTCTGCTCCTGGTGGCGGCGCTCTACCTGCCGACGACAGTGCTGGACGCCGACGCGGACACCGCCGCCGGGGACACCACGGCCGCGGTGCGCTGGGGACCACGGAGGTGCCGGCACGCCGGTCTGGTCCTCTGGACGGCCGCGACAGTGGTCTGGCTGGCCTGCTGTCACCTGGGCGTGCTGATGCGGCGGGAGTCGTGGACCGTGCAGGACCTCTGGGCGCCGGTGCTGGTCGTCGGGTACGCCGTCGCGGTCCGTCGGCCGACCATCGCCCGGCTGGCCGTGCTCTGCCTGCTCTTCGCGGTGCCGGCGGCCGACTTCCTGACGGCCTGGATCACCGCTGGCCCGTGA
- the pcaF gene encoding 3-oxoadipyl-CoA thiolase, which translates to MTVAYLVAGVRTPIGRYAGALAGVRPDDLAAHVVRELVARHPSVDWARTDDVILGCANQAGEDNRNVARMAALLGGLPAEVPGSTVNRLCGSGLDALATAARAIVAGDADLVMAGGVESMSRAPFVMPKATTPFARTAEVYDTTIGWRLVNPLMKRDWGIDSMPETAENVAAEFGVGRAAQDEYAYRSQQRSAKAQADGRLAEEIVGVTVPAGKRETRLVEVDEHPRETTLEKLATLPTPFRDGGTVTAGNSSGVNDGAVALLVASEAAVDRYGLTPLARVRGAAAAGVPPRIMGIGPVPATRKLLDRHDLALADVDVVELNEAFAAQSVAVLRELGLPEDAEHVNPNGGAIALGHPLGASGARLALTAALELRRRGGRRALATMCVGVGQGISLLLESAA; encoded by the coding sequence ATGACCGTTGCCTACCTCGTTGCCGGAGTCCGCACCCCGATCGGCCGGTACGCCGGCGCCCTCGCCGGGGTCCGCCCCGACGACCTGGCCGCGCACGTCGTCCGGGAACTGGTGGCGCGCCATCCGTCGGTCGACTGGGCCCGCACCGACGACGTGATCCTGGGCTGCGCCAACCAGGCCGGCGAGGACAACCGCAACGTGGCCCGGATGGCCGCCCTGCTCGGCGGCCTGCCGGCGGAGGTGCCGGGCAGCACCGTCAACCGGCTCTGCGGCTCCGGCCTGGACGCGCTCGCGACCGCCGCCCGGGCGATCGTGGCCGGGGACGCCGACCTGGTGATGGCCGGCGGGGTGGAGAGCATGAGCCGCGCGCCGTTCGTCATGCCGAAGGCGACCACGCCGTTCGCCCGCACCGCCGAGGTCTACGACACCACGATCGGCTGGCGGCTGGTGAACCCGCTGATGAAGCGCGACTGGGGCATCGACTCGATGCCGGAGACGGCGGAGAACGTGGCCGCCGAGTTCGGCGTCGGCCGCGCCGCGCAGGACGAGTACGCCTACCGCTCGCAGCAGCGGTCGGCCAAGGCGCAGGCCGACGGCCGGCTGGCCGAGGAGATCGTCGGCGTCACCGTGCCGGCGGGCAAGCGGGAGACGAGGCTGGTCGAGGTGGACGAGCATCCGCGCGAGACGACGCTGGAGAAGCTCGCCACGCTGCCCACCCCGTTCCGCGACGGCGGCACGGTCACCGCCGGTAACTCCTCGGGCGTCAACGACGGCGCGGTGGCGCTGCTCGTCGCGTCCGAGGCGGCCGTCGACCGCTACGGCCTCACCCCGCTGGCCCGGGTACGCGGCGCGGCGGCGGCGGGCGTCCCGCCCCGGATCATGGGGATCGGGCCGGTGCCGGCCACCCGGAAGCTGCTCGACCGTCACGACCTGGCGCTTGCCGACGTCGACGTGGTCGAGCTGAACGAGGCGTTCGCCGCGCAGTCCGTGGCGGTGCTGCGCGAACTGGGCCTGCCCGAGGACGCCGAGCACGTCAACCCGAACGGCGGGGCGATCGCGCTGGGCCACCCGCTCGGCGCCAGCGGTGCCCGGCTGGCGCTGACCGCCGCGCTGGAGCTGCGTCGCCGGGGTGGTCGGCGGGCGCTCGCCACCATGTGCGTCGGCGTCGGGCAGGGCATCTCGCTGCTGCTGGAGTCGGCGGCCTGA